In the Ornithodoros turicata isolate Travis chromosome 5, ASM3712646v1, whole genome shotgun sequence genome, AGTGCCAATTCCCTACTCCTTTGCTCACGCCAACGGACCCACTAAAGAAATTGTTGAGGATAGACTTAGAAAGCCCACAATGCGGCAGCAGTGTTAGTAGCAGGCACAAACGCGGAAGGAAATGAGTGTCATGATATTTAACGACTGTGTAACGGCATAaaaaggtgtcgtctgctttgaaagTGCTATGATGGATCTCCGCTGGTGAGTTGTGACTTATGAATAGCAAAATGTGCAACGCATATGCTTCGTTTAGTTTTGTGCCATTTCAGCCCTTCTCctgttttgtgtttttgtcaCTAAGTTATTAACGACTCGTTTGCGAGCATGGAGGTTGTGTCAGCACACGAGTTCGGAGCGCAGTGTTTTTACGttccagcagcagcagcagcggacGTCGTGCTTGATGGATTTTAAGAGTATGTCACTTGGCAGTACGTTGTGCTTAGAAGAAATTTTATAAATAAAAGTGACTCTCATTGTCGCGGTGCTGCGGATATTATGTCCTTACAAAAGTGCTTGGTGTTCACTAGATCTCAGAGTTAAAAAAACTGCGAGCTGAACTAAAACCTTAAAGGAggaatgaggtgacatttaacgtggctcgaagCACTGTTGCACTCGCCGAAGCTGTCCACCTGGAGCCGCTTGATGTGTGCCGCCGTACGCAACGAGTCACGTGTCCGGGGACCACGTTACGTCACTACATTCAGTCTTTCTCCGATATGCGCTTCTTTTCACGGGTGAGGATTTTTTTAAAAGGTGCGCGAAACAGGACTTTCTCCGTAAGTCACCTGCACTTGTCGTTccttcgcaggagctcatttatTTGTTGCAGAACACGTCTCAGCGAGCAACAAAAAAgatatcggggggggggggggtggagaaAGGGCTAAGCGACCGTGTAGCTTCCGCAAACGCACACCCATGAACGTGCAGAGGCCGAGCTTTGTTCGCAAGAATCATCCACACTTCCCTTCACTGCCAttccgataaaaaaaaaaaaaaaaaatggcagtgAAGTCGGTGGTGATGCAAAGGCGATGCAGGGAGCAACCGGGGAGTTAAAAGTATTCCACTTTGGCGCTGTACCGCCACACCGTTCGACGCGCCACCTGGAGAAGcacacgccccccccccaaaaaatgaGTGTGTCATGTTGGTCATAGACACGGGGAGGTAAACGAGCCAATGATTTATCCAGCCCCCCCCCTCCTACACCCCCTAACGCCCctcaaatgttcagtgacaccccctaactttttcacctgtgtacccacCACAGCTTTAGGCACATGTCAGTAATGATACGTTaggctgtaatgacgtaactatattaatgccccccccccccccccgatttttTCCAACACACCCTAtacatgcttgggattctggataaaccactgcaacGAGCGCTGCACGACCGGCGTCTTGCGACAGGCTTTCAACCACCGAATGCCGTTTGTTTTAAAGGAgggtttggccattgggaggagcatGTCTCAAAGCGCgtcatttgacgtcacacgtCACGGCcagtgccaccattttggatcagagctaccgccattttggagcggagGGCACAGCCTTGGAATCCTCCCGTGCCGCCGCGGCTCGCCTTTCATTCCGgccaagtgggcggagcgattACGGCTATGACGTCACGACGGGGGTCCCCGGGCGACAAAATATCACAAAATGCCCAAACTCTCCCCATAAATGGCTCTACAACCGCCCGTCCGCTACCGCCATCTCCTACCATTTTCTTATTTTGAAACATCCCTTTAACTTCACAAGGATGCTCTACCGCTCTACTACATCCACCACTTTTATAACAACCCGGCAGGCCTCGCCCATGAGCATAAAGTTCCTAGATTGGGACTTTACATGAGCATGCGCACTCGTGCGCCATGTGGCCACTGAGCCGAGCATGAGTGAACTTGAGTGACGCCCCCAGTAGCGTAgctagaaaaaaagaaattcgGGAAGGGTTCTACGGGACCTTTACACGGGGGAAGAGAATGTGCCTCCGTTTTTCCATCTTGCAAATTCACTAGCAAAGTTGcggtttcggggggggggggggggttgataCCCCCTTCTGGTAGCGCCACTGGACGCTGCCCAAGTCAGCTGAGCATTCACGTTCGTCCATGAGCGCTGACTGAGGTATGGGGTACCATGTGCGCCCCTTCTGGTTGCGTCACTGCACGCTGCCTAAGTCAGCTGAGCACACGTTCGTCCATGAGCGCTGAGTGAGGTACGGGGTACCATGTGCGCCCCTTCTGGTTGCGTCACTGCACGCTGCCCAAGTCAGCTAAGCACTCACGTTCGTCCATGAGCTCTGACTGAGGTACTGGGTAGTAGCCCAACAAGACTGAAGGAAAAGACGGATCTGACAAGCGGACATGGCCCTTGTCGTGGTTTCGTACTCGCTGTCTCCTGCTTATGTTGAAAAGAGAAACCTTGTCACCTACGATGACTACAGGCTTATATCTCAAACTCATCATGAATTCCCCTACATCGAACAACtgatttttatttattacaGTCACGACCAAGACAATGCAACAATAACGTCAGGAGAGAGAGATCCCATGAAGATATCTCCCCTAACAAAATTTATTGAAGCAAAAAGGCAAGACCCTCTCCCATACCTCTTTTTCTTGCATATCACATCGACACAACAGCTTTTATTAATGCACAGCGTCTGCCAGCGATACCGCGACGATAAGGACAACGGCGATATATATCTTTGAGCAGCGTTAACAGCCATCGTTTCAGACGAAACGGTAAGCAAGTATGGCCCGCGTGCCGGCTTGGATATTCTGGAACGGTATTTTGCCCTTGAAACTGAATTGTGCTGGATCGGTCCAGTCCAGGATATCGAAGTCCAAGTAGTTCTCAGTCAGGACCTGCACACACAAGACGTGAATGTTATCTGATGAGTGCACTGAAGAACACATTGTAATTACGCACTAAAATCCTCAAGATGTACGTATGTGCGAGGATCCCGAATGTCTTCAGTTCCCATCAAAGTtcgcacagcgccatttcgagCCCAAGCGGCTATGGATCCAAACAGTAGGGAGTTTCATTGGCGGGTCCCGCGTGGTGTTCCAAGCAGTATGCGTCAAAGAGAGCTACAAagcctgtaggaaatccacaggaAAAGCTGTGCATCTTGCCGAGTGCGAACAACTAGAGCCCTTGTATTTCAAAgtgccacgtcgtctgctaaactaccgcttgttgcatattttggggcgctgacgttgctacTCACTCGCGCCGCCTGGCCGACAAAAACAGGTACGCAGTCGATTTGCGCAAGACACACATCTCAGCGTAGGAGAGGGGTCTCGGCCGACGCAGCTGCAGGACAGGTTTTTGTAGTTGAGTACCAAACACGTGGGCCTGGTTTGCCGCGACAAGAAAAGTTCGCTAAAAAGCCCCCAGGTGGTGACACGATTAGGAAAGTGGGTTCATTATACGACAAGCTACGGTTAATTTTCAGTTAGAGGTCACCTAAAGACTTGCCgagcagaagaaaaagaaaaatggaagcACCAGCAGAGCCATGCCTGTCCTCCTGTTATCTGGATAACTTACCGCGGTAATGATGTGAGAATTCGCGCTGAACATGACAGCGTAGCCATGTTCCCTCGCATCTTGCAGCATGTGTGACATGAGAAGATACACGAGGGAGGTATTGGTTGCATGGTCCAGATGCATGGCTGTTCCTACCATGAAGCACATGAGGGCTCGTCCCACACCGCGGAATCGGGCCCTCGCTGGACGTTCCAACTCTTCGTGAAGCTCTATGATGGCTGCGTAGGTGTCTGACATGCCTTCCACCTGCAACCCAGTTTCAACAAGGGTAAACATGGATGCTGTTGTCACCTGGGACATCTACCCTGTAATGGAATGCCAAACACGGTATCCatgacaagtttttttttttttttttttcatactgGAAGGAAGACTAGACGACGGATTGGTACCAGCATCTACTATAATATCTGTCAAATACAAAAACCCATCAAACACGTGCTTGAGAAGACTCATACAACATCTATTACGGATCGACAGAGCCTGAGGAACCCAGCAACCTATGGTGCGTTCACTGACACAAAGATAAAAAATGTGGTCCTGCTGGTGATTCATTGAGAGTGCTGATTGTCCTGCAGGCAGACTGAACAATCTGTCTTACTGTCTTTCGTGGTCTTTGTCTAACTCTTCATCGGTTAGCGCCATGCTAACTACCAGTATCGTACGGTACCTGAAACGTTGTCATCTGCAGGACAACATTTGTTGCTCTGGCGGTTCGCCGTCACCAGAACTTACGAGAACGTACTTGAAAACTAGATATTTCAATGTCCTGCAAAGGCAAATGGGGAGGGTTTATGTGACCCCTGTGCCCATCCCTCTTGTGTAGACCACTGATTGCCATTCAACTGAAAACTGTTCCCCTGTGCTGTAGGTCTTGCAAGGAACCTCGTATTTTGCatgtttgcaaaaaaagaaaaaaaaaagtaaacaatATGGTTTCAGCGGAACCACTTGCACATATTACACGCACCTCATAGCAAGAACAACTCCATCAGAACAACATACGTAATGTGCACGTCACCAAACTGAGACCTAACGACCTCGCATACAAACAATGCCAAAATGTGCCTGTATGCAATTCGCTTACCACAGCTTCGCTGAAGAAATCGCCGCACAGACACACTCCCACCACCTTTCCAGTCTCGTCGACCACCACCCTACacgcgccgttggtcatgaaCTCTGGCCACATCTGCCGTAGCGCGTTCACGTGCTGGTCCCGCGTGTTTCCCACAGCTAGGTCCAGCCTATTCTTAGCAACAAAACACTCGGACAACAACGTAGACACTTCCTCGAAAGACGTCTGTTTGTCCACCACACAGGTCCTCAAGACGCCAGCCTTCTTGCTATACAAAGTCTTTACCACAGACGGAACTACCGCGGACAAAGGGAGTCTCTGGATGTCCTGCTCGTTCACGTACAGACCGAGGCTAGATACTAGGGTTGCCGCCTTCGAACACGTTTCCTGCGTAGCCCCCTGGGCCGTGAAGGGCGTGGACATGTCCAACCAGGACACGGACTTGTCTAGAAGGCGAGCCAGGAAAAACAAGACCTGCGCGCCTTGATGATGACTGGACACGGCACAGGCTTCCAACTTTTGCATGGCCTCGGAGTACTCCTTTAGGAGCGACTTTTGCGAATGGTAATGTTTGTCACTCGCGAATCCCGGAGGCTGGTGTCCGCCCATCGGGAACAGTTTAGGCACCCAGCGGGAAGGCACCTTCTTCACGAGATGCCTCAGGACGTCACCCCAGGGGACTCCGGTATCGCTCCAGTAGAAAGCCAGGAGTGTGGTCTCGCTTCTCGTGAACTTCTCCCAGCAGATGATGACCTCGTCTATGCCGGGGACTTCGCAGATACAGCGAGCCAGTACAGTCATATCGGTTTTCTTGCCGCTTATTACGGGACTCGTACGGGACACGAAGTAGAGGCAGCCTCTCTCGTCAAGAAACCCCGTGTCTCCCGTATAGAATGGGGCTTTGCCGTCGCATTCGCCTAAAAATATCTGTCCAACAGTGCCCGTGGGACAGTTGTTATGAGCCGCGTCTTTGATGTACACTTTGCAGTGTCCGACGGGCTTGCCCAACGGTACGAATGCGCCTTCCGGAATCTCGTGCTGGAGCAACGGTTCGCTGCTACAGTCGTAGTAGCATGACAGGGCGTAGTGGTCGTACAGAAAGACCAAGTCCGCTCTTGGCAAAGCGGCGCGACACGTCTCGGCCAGGCGTACCGGCAGTATGCCGCTCACGCACTTCACCAGTCGGAGGGAAAGTTTCCGAAACAACTCCGGCTCCACCCTGCGGTATCTGATCATCTTCGCTAACTTGTCGGGGTTAACCAGCAGCCGCGTCACTCTGCTCTCCACGGCAAAGGATATCACACTAGGAATCCCCCTCTTGTCTTCCTTAGTGGGTATCGCCACGGTGGCACCCACGTAAAAGGCTCCGATGACATCCATCCAGAAATTGGACGAGTCAAAGTCGCACAACGTAGCCACGATCTCGTCGTCTTTAAACGGGTACTTCTCCACCTCCCACCGAACTCTACTCATGCAACAGAACGTCGTAAGACCCGTTCGTTCTCCAGTATCGCTGAGCAAATGGAACATGGGCCTCTGTGCCTTGAACGACGGCTGATAAGCCCTGCTGTCTTGATTCGGATGATTCAGGGCTTGCTCTAGGTTGATCACGAGGGGTTCCGACGCGAGACCCTGTTTGAAGAACGAGGCGCTGCTCTCGTCCACGACGATGCACGTCGGCGGAACCTCGTCGATGACTGTACC is a window encoding:
- the LOC135394940 gene encoding beta-alanyl-bioamine nonribosomal peptide synthetase ebony-like isoform X1, with the translated sequence MASFCWSGCFNSVSPSEFNRAMRDTNYSVPEDILNALQQHARTHGDHLATCYGQRKRTYAELDDMSNKLADAMLMPPNFLPPSDVAVCVSSVDDTILCGLATLKLGACCIPLSPTWFHIGTVIDEVPPTCIVVDESSASFFKQGLASEPLVINLEQALNHPNQDSRAYQPSFKAQRPMFHLLSDTGERTGLTTFCCMSRVRWEVEKYPFKDDEIVATLCDFDSSNFWMDVIGAFYVGATVAIPTKEDKRGIPSVISFAVESRVTRLLVNPDKLAKMIRYRRVEPELFRKLSLRLVKCVSGILPVRLAETCRAALPRADLVFLYDHYALSCYYDCSSEPLLQHEIPEGAFVPLGKPVGHCKVYIKDAAHNNCPTGTVGQIFLGECDGKAPFYTGDTGFLDERGCLYFVSRTSPVISGKKTDMTVLARCICEVPGIDEVIICWEKFTRSETTLLAFYWSDTGVPWGDVLRHLVKKVPSRWVPKLFPMGGHQPPGFASDKHYHSQKSLLKEYSEAMQKLEACAVSSHHQGAQVLFFLARLLDKSVSWLDMSTPFTAQGATQETCSKAATLVSSLGLYVNEQDIQRLPLSAVVPSVVKTLYSKKAGVLRTCVVDKQTSFEEVSTLLSECFVAKNRLDLAVGNTRDQHVNALRQMWPEFMTNGACRVVVDETGKVVGVCLCGDFFSEAVVEGMSDTYAAIIELHEELERPARARFRGVGRALMCFMVGTAMHLDHATNTSLVYLLMSHMLQDAREHGYAVMFSANSHIITAVLTENYLDFDILDWTDPAQFSFKGKIPFQNIQAGTRAILAYRFV
- the LOC135394940 gene encoding beta-alanyl-bioamine nonribosomal peptide synthetase ebony-like isoform X3; the encoded protein is MASFCWSGCFNSVSPSEFNRAMRDTNYSVPEDILNALQQHARTHGDHLATCYGQRKRTYAELDDMSNKLADAMLMPPNFLPPSDVAVCVSSVDDTILCGLATLKLGACCIPLSPTWFHIGTVIDEVPPTCIVVDESSASFFKQGLASEPLVINLEQALNHPNQDSRAYQPSFKAQRPMFHLLSDTGERTGLTTFCCMSRVRWEVEKYPFKDDEIVATLCDFDSSNFWMDVIGAFYVGATVAIPTKEDKRGIPSVISFAVESRVTRLLVNPDKLAKMIRYRRVEPELFRKLSLRLVKCVSGILPVRLAETCRAALPRADLVFLYDHYALSCYYDCSSEPLLQHEIPEGAFVPLGKPVGHCKVYIKDAAHNNCPTGTVGQIFLGECDGKAPFYTGDTGFLDERGCLYFVSRTSPVISGKKTDMTVLARCICEVPGIDEVIICWEKFTRSETTLLAFYWSDTGVPWGDVLRHLVKKVPSRWVPKLFPMGGHQPPGFASDKHYHSQKSLLKEYSEAMQKLEACAVSSHHQGAQVLFFLARLLDKSVSWLDMSTPFTAQGATQETCSKAATLVSSLGLYVNEQDIQRLPLSAVVPSVVKTLYSKKAGVLRTCVVDKQTSFEEVSTLLSECFVAKNRLDLAVGNTRDQHVNALRQMWPEFMTNGACRVVVDETGKVVGVCLCGDFFSEAVGRCPR
- the LOC135394940 gene encoding beta-alanyl-bioamine nonribosomal peptide synthetase ebony-like isoform X2, whose translation is MSSASDDYSVPEDILNALQQHARTHGDHLATCYGQRKRTYAELDDMSNKLADAMLMPPNFLPPSDVAVCVSSVDDTILCGLATLKLGACCIPLSPTWFHIGTVIDEVPPTCIVVDESSASFFKQGLASEPLVINLEQALNHPNQDSRAYQPSFKAQRPMFHLLSDTGERTGLTTFCCMSRVRWEVEKYPFKDDEIVATLCDFDSSNFWMDVIGAFYVGATVAIPTKEDKRGIPSVISFAVESRVTRLLVNPDKLAKMIRYRRVEPELFRKLSLRLVKCVSGILPVRLAETCRAALPRADLVFLYDHYALSCYYDCSSEPLLQHEIPEGAFVPLGKPVGHCKVYIKDAAHNNCPTGTVGQIFLGECDGKAPFYTGDTGFLDERGCLYFVSRTSPVISGKKTDMTVLARCICEVPGIDEVIICWEKFTRSETTLLAFYWSDTGVPWGDVLRHLVKKVPSRWVPKLFPMGGHQPPGFASDKHYHSQKSLLKEYSEAMQKLEACAVSSHHQGAQVLFFLARLLDKSVSWLDMSTPFTAQGATQETCSKAATLVSSLGLYVNEQDIQRLPLSAVVPSVVKTLYSKKAGVLRTCVVDKQTSFEEVSTLLSECFVAKNRLDLAVGNTRDQHVNALRQMWPEFMTNGACRVVVDETGKVVGVCLCGDFFSEAVVEGMSDTYAAIIELHEELERPARARFRGVGRALMCFMVGTAMHLDHATNTSLVYLLMSHMLQDAREHGYAVMFSANSHIITAVLTENYLDFDILDWTDPAQFSFKGKIPFQNIQAGTRAILAYRFV